GTCTCCGGTGCTGCGCCATGTCCACCGGCTGCTGCCTTGCCCTCACCCTTCGTGGAGCCAACCGCGACCGGGTCGACGCAATCCTCGGGGTCCTTGAAGGCGGCGCTGATCATGGCGACCTCGTCGAACGGCATCTCTATCCGCTCGCCGAAGAACAGCCCATTTTCACTGGCCTTGCCGTCATAGTAGCGCGCTGTATAGGCCTTGTCGTCGAGGCCGGGAACGGTCTTGTCGGGATGCGGGATATAGACGACATCGGCGCCGATCGCCCGGCCGCGAATGTCGGCGCGTAACGTCGGTCCGTTTTCGTCGAGCACCACCACCTGGACCAGATCCGGCTTCTGCGCGGCATAGACGGCCTGAGCGACACGAAGCGCAGTCTTGACGCGCGTCATCCCGTCGGTCGGTTCGGTCTTGATGTATTTGCGCACCCAGACGTGGTCCTGCTTGCGGATCGTCACCAGGTTGACGTCGCTGCATTCGAGCCCGTAGCCGCCACCGGCGGCACCGATCAGCCTGTCCTTGCCGACATAGACCGCCGCACCGCCGGACACGCCCATGAGAAGAGCGACTCCGCCGATGATGATTGCCAATTTCCGGGAAGGCCGGAAGATGCGCAGTAAGGCCTTCACGCCAACTGCTCCGCCATCTGAAACTCCAACGCAGGACAAGTGCTAAGAACGCTAAAGAAATGACGTTTCCGAAAGTTTAAGTGGGCGTGTGAAGCCTGCGCCATTTTGAGAAAACACCAAAAAAGGTCCGCTTTCCGGGCCGCTTGCCATGGCCTATTCCGCCATGCTCTAAACGCCCATGGCCTTCACGCTTCGCCAGGTTCAATATTTCGTCGCCGTCGCCGAACAGGGTTCGGTGACGCGCGCCGCACAGAACCTTTCGATCTCGCAATCCTCGGTGACGGAAGCGCTGAAGGAGCTCGAAACCGACCTCGGCGTCGCGCTCTTCGAGCGCCATCCGCGCGGCCTGACGATCACCCATAACGGCCACCAGTTCCTGCGTCACGCGACGAAGATCCTGGCCTCCGTCTCCGATGCACGGACCAGCTTTTCCGGCCAGCAAAGCGCCCTCTCCGGCACGCTGAACATCGGCGTCACCTCGCTTGTCGCCGGCTACGTCCTCTCCGACCTGCTGGCACGATATCGGCGCGCTTGTCCTGATATCGAGGTCAGCGCCATCGAGGACAATGGCGGTTACCTCGAACATCTCCTGGTCGGCGGCGAACTTGATGTCGCCGTGATGGTGATTTCGAACCTGCGCGACCGGATGGCGCTGCAGGCAGAAATCCTCGAAACCTCGCCCTATCGACTATGGTTGCCGATGGGCCACCCGCTGGTCTCGGCCGACATCATCTCGGTCGCCGACATCGCCCGCGAACCGCTGATCATGCTGACGGTCGACGAAATCGAGGAGAACACCGGCAAGCTGCTCTCAGCCCTCGGCGCCCGCCCGCATGTCGCCTTCCGCACCCGCTCGGTGGAGGCGGTGCGCAGCCTGGTTGCAACAGGCGCCGGCGTGGCCCTGCTTCCCGATCTCGTCTACCGTCCATGGTCGCTGGAAGGCGACCGCATCGAGAGCCGCGACGTCTCCGGTTCGCTGCCGGTCGTCCAGGTCGGCATGGTCTGGCGCAAGGGCTCCAGCCTGCCGCAGGCGGCGCGCGACTTCGTCGGCATCGCCGAAAGCTTGCGCTCCGGGCGAATCCGCTGATATCGGAATTTCCGATATCGCCTTTCTGATAAATGAATTTGCGAAAGCGGTTTTTTCGCGTCACCTTTTCATTCGGGAACAAACCGCCACAGAAGTGGCAAACCGGGAGACGGATGATGACGAATCTGTTGAAATCCTGCACGGCAGCGCTCGCCTGCCTGAGCTTCGCGACGCAGGTGATCGCCGCCGAACCGCTGAAGGCGCTCGGCAAGAGCGAAGGTGCGGTCAGCATTGTCGCCTGGGCCGGCTATATCGAACGCGGCGAAACCGACAAGAACTACGACTGGGTCACCGATTTCGAAAAGGAGACCGGCTGCAAGGTTTCCGTCAAGACCGCCGCCACTTCGGATGAAATGGTTTCGCTGATGAACGAAGGCGGCTTCGATCTCGTCACGGCATCGGGCGACGCCTCGCTCCGCCTTATCGCCGGCAAGCGTGTCCAGCCGATCAACACCGATCTGATCCCGAGCTTCAAGACAGTCGACGAGCGCCTGCAGAACGGACCGTGGTATACGGTCGGCGGCGTGCATTACGGCGTGCCCTATCTCTGGGGGCCGAATGTGCTGATGTACAATACCGATGCCTTCAAGGACAAGGCGCCGACCAGCTGGAACGTCGTCTTCGAGGAGCAGACACTGCCGGACGGCAAGTCGAACAAGGGCCGCGTCCAGGCCTATGACGGCGCGATCTACATTGCCGACGCCGCCATGTATCTGATGGCCCATAAGCCGGATCTCGGCATCAAGGACCCCTACGAATTGAACGAGGACCAGTACAAGGCCGCCCTCGACCTGTTGCGCGGCCAGCGCAAGCTCGTCTCCCGCTACTGGCACGATGCGATGATCCAGATCGACGACTTCAAGAACGAAGGCGTCGTCGCTTCCGGCTCCTGGCCTTTCCAGGTGAACCTGCTGCAGGCAGACAAGCAGAAGATCGCCTCCACCTTCCCGGATGAAGGCGTTACCGGCTGGGCCGACACCACCATGCTGCACGCCGACAGCGAGCATCCGAACTGCGCCTATATGTGGATGGAACATTCGCTGAAGTCCAAGGTCCAGGGTGACGCCGCCGCTTGGTTCGGCGCCGTTCCCTCCGTTCCCGCCGCCTGCAAGGGCAACGAACTGATGGGGGATAGCGGCTGCGCCACCAACGGCTTCGATCACTTCGACAAGATCAAGTTCTGGAAGACCCCGGTCGCCAAATGCGCCACGCAAAGCGAATGCGTGCCGTACCATCGCTGGGTGTCGGATTATATTGGCGTGATCGGCGGACGGTGAACCGGGCCGGTCCACTTGGGTAAAGTCCCTCCCCAACGCCTTCCCACAAGGGAGGGCCTTGAATGGCACCGTCGAATCCTGCCGAAACACCAAGGTATTTGCAAATGGGTACGGCAGGTTAAGCCCCTCCCCCTCGTGGGGAGGGGTTTGGGGCGGGCCGCATAAACCCAAGACCGCAGCCTCTCTAAAGCAAAGAAGCCGGAGCCCCCAATGACGTCAGCCGTCCGTTTCCAGCAGGTATCGCGCCATTTCGGCCAGGTTCGGGCCGTCGATGGCGTCGATCTCGAGATCGCACCCGGCGAATTCTTTGCGATGCTCGGGCCGTCCGGCTCCGGCAAGACGACCTGCCTGCGATTGATCGCCGGCTTCGAGCAGCCGACCGCGGGCCATATCCAGATCTTCGGCGAAACGGCCGACGGCGTTCCGCCCTATCGCCGCAACGTCAACACCGTGTTCCAGGACTACGCGCTCTTCCCGCATCTCAATATCCTCGACAATGTTGCCTATGGTTTGATGGTCAAGGGCGTCGGCAAGGCGGAGCGAATGAAGGCGGCAGGCGATGCCCTCGAACTCGTCAAGCTGCCGGGCTACGGCGCCCGCCGCCCCGGCCAGCTGTCCGGTGGCCAGCGCCAGCGCGTGGCGCTCGCCCGCGCGCTCGTCAACAAGCCTAGGGTGCTGCTGCTCGACGAGCCGCTCGGCGCTCTTGATCTGAAACTGCGCGAACAGATGCAGGAGGAGTTGAAGAGCCTGCAGCGCGCGCTCGGCATCACCTTCGTCTTCGTCACCCACGATCAGGGCGAGGCGCTGTCCATGGCCGACCGCGTTGCCGTCTTCAACGACGGCAACATCGTCCAGGAGGGCACGCCGCAGGATATCTACCGCCGCCCGAAGAACCGCTTCGTCGCCGATTTCGTCGGCTCGTCGAACGTCATTGCGCCTGATCTGATGGCCTCGCTCGGCGGCGAAAGACGCTGGGCAAGCCTTCGTCCCGAAGCAATCCGGCTGGCAGGCGAAGGCGTCGAGGCGCAGGTCGACAATGCGAGCTTCCTCGGCGCAGCCACGCGCCTCACCGTTGGCCTCCGGGGGGCGCGGCTGCATGTGATGCTGCCGGCCGGCGCAGATGTGCCTGTCGTCGGCGCCGGCATACGCCTTGGCTGGCAGCCCGGCGATATCCACTACATGGATGACGCGGCATGACGGCGATCTTCATCACCACCGATGAGGCGACATCGATTCTTCCCGGGCGCGGCGGCCTCTTCGGCCGGCTGTCCGATGCCTTCTGGCGGCACCCGAAGCTGCTACTCTTCCTGATGCTGACGCCGCCGCTGCTCTGGCTCGGCATCATCTATATCGGTTCGCTGCTCGCCCTGCTTCTGCAGAGTTTCTTTTCGATCGACGATTTCTCAGGCCTGGTGAATTACGAATTCACCCTTTCGACCTATGCGCAGCTTCTAAACCCGACGAATTTCGACATCATCATCCGCACTTTCGTCATGGCAGCGCTGGTGACCATCGCTTCCGCCTTGATCGCCTTCCCGATCGCCTACTACACAGCGCGTTATGCGCAAGGCAAATGGAAGGCGCTTTTCTATCTCGGCATCATGCTGCCGCTCTGGTCGAGCTATCTCGTCAAGATCTACGCCTGGAAGCTGATCCTCGCCAAGGAAGGCATCCTCACCTGGATCTTCGAGAAGCTGCATCTCTCCTGGCTGCTGGACGGCATCCTGAACCTGCCTGTTATCGGCGGCAATTCGCTCTCGGTGAGCTACCTCGGCACCTTCATCGTCTTCGTCTATATCTGGCTTCCCTATATGATCCTACCGACGCAGGCGGCCCTTGAGCGTGTACCTGGCAATCTGATCGAGGCCTCGGCGGATCTCGGCGCCACGCCGCGCCAGACTTTCCGCACCGTGCTGCTGCCGCTGGCATTGCCCGGCATCGTTGCCGGTTCGATCTTCACCTTCTCGCTGACATTGGGCGATTATATCATCCCGCAGATCATCGGCTCGTCCAGGCTCTTCATCGGTCAGGCGGTCTATACCCAGCAGGGAACGGCCGGCAACGTGCCGCTGGCCGCCGCCTTCTCCGTCGTGCCGATCGTCATCATGGCGCTCTATCTCTGGCTCGCCAAGAAACAGGGGGCCTTCGATGCGCTCTGACCTCAAGACATCGCCGCTTCCCCTGAAGATCGCAGCCGCCGGCGGGCTGCTCTTCCTGCACCTGCCGATCCTGCTGATCTTCGTCTACGCCTTCACGACGGACGAGAAGAGCTATCAGTGGCCGCCACCCGGCCTGACGGTGCAATGGTTCACTGTCGCCTGGAACCGGCCGGATGTCTGGTCGGCGCTCGGGCTTTCCGTGCAGGTCGCCGTCATCGCCACGGCGATCGCGCTGGTCCTCGGCACGCTCTGTGCCGCAGCCGTCAGCCAGACGAAATTCTTCGGCCGCGAGGCGATCTCGCTGCTGGTCATCCTGCCGATCGCCCTTCCCGGCATCATTACCGGCATTGCGCTCCGCTCCGCCTTCAGCCTGTTCGACATCCCGTTTTCGGTCTGGACCATCGTGCTCGGCCACGCCACCTTCTGCGTCGTCGTCGTCTACAACAATGCGGTCGCCCGCTTCCGCCGCACCTCTGCATCGCTGATCGAGGCCTCGATGGATCTCGGCGCCGACGGCTTTCAGACCTTCCGCCATGTCATCCTGCCGAATATCGGCACTGCCCTGCTCGCCGGCGGCATGCTCGCCTTCGCGCTGTCCTTCGACGAGGTCATCGTCACCACCTTCACCGGCGGCCAGCAATCGACCTTGCCGATCTGGATGCTCGAAGAGCTCATCCGCCCGCGCCAGCGCCCAGTGACCAACGTGGTCGCCATGGTCGTGGTGCTCGTCACCTTCCTGCCGATCCTGGCAGCCTATTACCTCACCCGCGACGGCGACCAGATCGCCGGCGCCGGCAAATAACAGGGAGAACATCATGGATATCCAAATGCTGATCGGTTCCCGCTTTGAAAAAGGCACGGAAACGGAAGAGCACGTCCTGAACCCCAAGACGGGCGAGACGGTGCTGGACCTTGCCGAAGCGTCGCTTTCCCAGGTCGACGCCGCCGTCGACGCCGCCGAAAAGGCCTTCACGAGCTGGTCGCAGACGACGCCTGGCGAGCGGTCCGGCTACCTGTTGAAGATCGCCGACGCGATCGAGAAGGATGCCGCCGGCTTTGCCGCACTGGAGGCGCTGAATTGCGGCAAGCCGATCAATGCCGTGTTGAACGACGAAATCCCGGCGATCGTCGATTGTTATCGCTTTTTTGCGGGCGCCGTGCGCAACCTGCACGCACCGGCGGCCGGCGAATATCTCCCCGGCCACACCTCGATGATCCGTCGCGATCCAATCGGCATCGTCGGCTCGATCGCGCCGTGGAACTATCCGCTGATGATGATGGCCTGGAAGCTGGCGCCGGCGATCGCCGGCGGCAATACCGTGGTCTTCAAGCCCTCGGAGCAGACGCCGCTGACGGCGCTGAAGATGGCGAAACTGCTTTCCGAAATCCTTCCCGAGGGCGTCGTCAACGTCATCCTCGGCCGCGGCGAAAGCGTCGGCAATGCGCTGATCAATCATCCGAAGATCGGCATGGTTTCGATTACCGGCGATGTCGCGACCGGCAAGAAGGTGCTGCAGGCCGCTGCCAAGACAGTCAAGCGCACCCATCTGGAACTCGGCGGCAAGGCCCCGGTCATCATCTTCGACGATGCCGATATCGATGCCGTTGTGTCAGGCATCCGCACCTTCGGCTATTACAATGCCGGCCAGGATTGCACGGCCGCCTGCCGCATCTATGCCGATGCCAAGGTCTACGACAATTTCGTCGCCGATCTCTCCTCAGCCGTCTCGAGCATCCGCTTCAACCAGGCCGACGATACCGAAAACGAGATCGGCCCGCTGATCTCCAAGCGCCAGCGCGACCGCGTCGAGAGCTTCGTCGCCCGCGCTTCCGAACACAAGCACATGGAGATCACCGCAGGCGGCAAGGTTTCCGGCGACAAGGGCTTCTTCTTCACCCCGACCGTCATTGCAGGCGCCCTGCAGGACGACGAGATCGTCCGGCGCGAGGTCTTCGGCCCGGTCGTCTCAGTCACCCGTTTTTCCGATGCCGATGACGCCGTTGCCTGGGCAAACGATAGCGATTACGGCCTGGCCTCCTCCGTCTGGACCAAGGATATCGGCCGCGGCATGAAGACCGCCGCCCGCCTGCAATATGGCTGCACCTGGATCAACACGCATTTCATGCTGGTCAACGAGATGCCGCATGGCGGCCTCAAACAGTCGGGCTACGGCAAGGATATGTCGGTCTACGCGCTGGAAGATTACACGGCGGTGCGCCACGTTATGATCAATCACGGCTGATCGTCGGGAAAGGAACGCTACGAAATTCAACGCAATGCCCATCAGGCACCGGGAGGGTGCTCGACACAGATCGCCATTCCATTCAAGCGACCTGGAACATTTTTCCGGTTACCGCGTCTTTCTCAGGCAAACGCAAAGGATGATGTCATGCTGAAATGGGCTCTGATATTTTTCGTGATTTCGATCATCGCCGGCTTCTTCGGTTTCTCGGGTGTCTCCGCAGCGACCGCGACGATCGCCCGCGTTCTTTTCGGCATCGCGCTGGTGATCTTCCTGATCTTCCTTGTCCTTGCGCTGATGGCCGGCCAGGCGATCCTATGAGCGGTCGCGGAGCCGCTTGAAGACATCGAGGCCGCATCACTTCTGCATGCGGCCCTTCCTCTCTGTTGTCGAACGTCTCGGCCAGTTCGGCCGTACATGGAACATGGCCAGGTCTTTTGCTCCTATCGCCTATTTCAACTCGGCAAGCAGAGCATCGGCACCCTTGCGGACGCCCACCATGGAGGCGTCGATCGCCGTGAAGCTTGAGCCGATATTGCTGGCGCCGGTTTTATGGAATTCGAATGTTGCTGTGTTTGCTATGATATGAGGAAATGTTCGCGAGCCGTCCTTTGCTGCCAAGGCAGCGCGATGCGTGACGACGCCACGACGGGCAGGTAAGTCAATGTGATGAAGGGATCGACGGCGAGCCTCCGGGCTGGATCCCCTGAGGGGCGGGAAGATCGATCACGACGACCAGGCCGGTTGGCTTCCTGTCCAACAACGTCAATTGTCCATTGTGCGCTTTGGTGACAATTCCTTTGGCGATTGGAAGGCCGAGCCCAAGCCCGGAACCACCTTTGGCACCGATCTGGCGGGATTTATCCACTTTGAAGAACGGCTCCAGAACTTTCGCCTTGGCCTCATCGGTCAAACCAGGGCCGTTGTCGCCCACCGATATTTTGATCCCGCCATCGTCGCTCTCTTGCAGATCGATTTCGACCTGCTTTGCATAACGAGATGCATTGTCGACCAGATTGGTAATTGCCCGAGTAAGGGCTTGAGGTTTGCAGATAAACGCCAGCCGCCGCGGACCGGTAAAGCTCACATCGATGCCCATGTCGGAGAAGTCTGTCGCAATCGTCTGCAGCAGGCTTGAGATATCGACCTTTCGATCGGCCTCCGCAGTGGATGCATCTTTGAAAAAGGCCAGGCACTCGTCGATCATGAAACTCAAAGTGGCGATATCGGCCAGCATCAGGCTGCGAAGCTCGGGCTCGCCGGAACGCTCGGCACGCATCCGCAATCTCGTCAGGGGTGTCCTGAGATCATGGCCCACGCCACTCAGCATTCTTGTTCGATCCTCCGCCATGCTCCGGATTCGATTGCTCATGACGTTCAGCGATTCCGCCAGACTTCGAATCTCGGATGCGCCGTCCGGCTCGAAAGGCTGTTCCCAGCTGCCCTCCATGCTCGCTCGCTTTGCGGCGGCGGCAAAGTGCCTCAGAGGTTCGGTGATAAGCCAGCTGCTGAAATATGCGAGCAGCACCAATGGGATGACGATTTTTAAAAATCCGCTCGCCGCGGCTGGAACAAACCAGACATAGCTGGGAAAAACCGGCAGTTGAAAGACAAGCGCGCGCTTGTCGTCGATTCCGACAGTCAGCACATCAGGGTGTGATTGACCGATGGCGAAGCGATGAAATGCCGCGAAAATATTGTCGGCGAGCATTGTGTTGATGCGCGCCACCAGCTCGCGTGGAGAAACCATCTGCCGTTTGCCGGCAAGCGGCCGGTCCAGCGACAATTTTTCGACCTCAACGCCGAGCGCTGCTGCTCTCTTGAGAACGGCGACTTCGTCTTGCTCTGAACTTGTCTGGGCAAATTGCTCCGCGACCATCTCCGCTCTGGCAGCAAACAGGCCGTTTTGAAACCCGCGATCATGACGGCCGTAGATAAAGGGCTCCATGGCGGTCGCCACGACGGAAACGAGCACGACAAGGAAGGTCGCCAATATGAGGATCTGGCTTTGGATCGAAGCTCGCCGGAAATTTCTCAAGAGAGACGCTCTACCTTGGATGCGAAGAGATAACCGCCCAGCCGCACCGTCTTTATGAACGTCGGATCTTTCAGATTGGGTTCGATCTTTTGCCTGACCCGGCTGATGTGGGCGTCGATGCTGCGCTCGACCGGCCCCGCTGATCCGGCATGTGTCATCGACAAGAGCTGTTCACGCGTCAAAACCTTGTTGGGATTGCAGCAGAAGGCCAGGAGGATATCGAACTCCGCGGTTGTCATGGAAACCTGCGCTCCGTCGGCGTCGTGGAGTTGACGGCTTTTTGGATCGATGCGCCATCCCGAAAACATCATCGGTCCAAGTGCTTCCTCCTGATGATGAGCATATGACGCTCTGCGGAGAATACTTTTGATCCGGGCCAGCAGCTCGCGGGAGTTGAATGGTTTCGTGACATAGTCATCGGCTCCGAGCTCCAGGCCGAGAATGCGGTCGATATCCTCCTGGAGCGCCGTCAGCATCAGGATTGGCACCGAGCACGACGCACGAAGCCGCCTGCAGATGCTGAAGCCGTCCTCGGCCGGCAACATCGCATCGAGGACGACGAGATCGAATTGCTGTCGCGCCATCATTCGATCCATAGCCGCGCCGCTCTCCACCGACGAGGCCTCGAAGCCGCTGCTTCGAACAAGGTCCACCAGCATATCTGCGATGGCGGGATCGTCTTCGACGATGAGGATATGAACCTGATTGGGAACTGCCATTTCTTATGCCGTCATCATTCGTTCTCTTGCCGGGAGATGTCTCTCGGCGCGAAATTACCACGTTTCACCGTGTCTAGGTCAGGCGGCCTCGGCCACTGTCAACCGCAGTGGTTAATCTCCCCAGCGTTCAGACACCACACGATCTGTCGCCGCCGACACATCTCCGCCCTCAGGATATCAAGTGTCGTGCAATGCTATATTCGATAATGTTGAGATATGTTGCGGGATTTCAGATACGGAGTCCGCCGTCAAAACTGCCTTTCGGGGTCACCGCTGACTTCCACATGCTCACCTTGGATTGCGCTATCGATGATGACGGTGGCGATGAAACACATTCGAATGACCAGCAGGCAAAAGAACACCAGCGAGACGACCGCAGTCGTGTAATGCTTAAATGCCGAGCGCTTCGGCAGCCGTGCGGTCAGTCTATCGAGGATGTGTCTGGCGAAACGACCGAGCGCCACCAGCAGGAATAACGCCGTGATGATATATCCGCTCGCTGACGCTGCCCCGATCAACTGAAACATGAGAAGACACCCGCACCAAGTAAGAAGTTCTGGTTTCGGAATGACGCTTTCAAGCCGATGAAACCCGGCAGAAAGATGCCCATAGGATCCGTCCGGAACGTTGCGCAGCGTGGAGAGCCGGAGAGACGGGGCACGGTCATCGAGATCTGAACCGGGTGAAGACCGGTCCGTCGGGGATGAGAATGCGCCCACGTCTAATCGGCCCGTTCTGCGCCGGGCGCGGCGCGGCGACTTAACAGAAGGGATGTGGCGGCGCGCCACCGGGATGCCTTCGCCGTGCTTGCAATCACTGTCTCGTTTGCGGCCGGACGTCTTCGGACTGCACTAACCCTGCCTGTCCTTGACACCGTGAGGGCCGTTATCCTTCTCAGAAATGCGTCGCTGTCGAACTCCTTCGAGGAGCGGACGGACTTCGTGGCCGACTGGACAGTATGGAAGAACACCTCCAGGTTGACGACCGGTATCGGCTTGATGTTTCGGACCATGTCGATATCCGATCGCATCGTTACCGCCAGAAAATATCGGTCCGAACGCAAGGCGTCGAAGAGCTCCGGCACCGAGGACACGGCCGCCGCGACATATCCGCTCTCATTCAATTTCGAGACGATGTCGCAGGCAGCGTCTTTTCCGAGAAAGACGAGAATTGGCTTTTGCTGATTGTTTTGCGCGGAAGACATCACTGGCACACTCCTGACCTGTCGCCAAAAGTGTAGCCCGCATCGACGCTTCTGTTTGTTCGGTTTTATTCGGTTTTATTGCGCCACTGAGGGCTCGTGAAATTCATCGGGCCTTCGGATTTCGGAGCGCATTCAGGACAACACCGCCCTGAGCCAAGGATGCATTCTGTTTGTTTGCTTTCTCAGCAGCTTGTCGATCGATATCGATCCCGCACCCGAAACCGCCAGGACGAACATGCCGCCGGCAATCGCCAGGTCCTTCTCGAAATGCAGCAGCTCGTTCTGGCTCTCAAAATTCGTGTGAAAGAGCAAGGCGGTCGCCAGACAGAAGAGCGCCAGCGCCAGTGCGCCAAGCCGGCTGAGGAGCCCTGTCGCAACGGAAAGGCCGGCGCCGATCTGAAGGGCAATGGTGGCAAGCGCGACCGGTGCCGACAGCCCCAGTTTCGCGAAAGTGTCGATGGTCGCGGTGACATCTGCCGCGAGTGACCAACCTTCGTGCAGGAAGATCAGCGACAGCAGAAGCCTGCCGAGGAGAAGAATGAGATCGGCCAGTCGAGGCCGGCTTGACGCGTTTTCCATCATACCCTCCAGTTAGAAGAGCAGGCGGCTCTCCCGCCTGCTCTTGCGTTCATATGCTTGTCAATTGCCGCCCTTGGCCGCGATGACCTTTTGCAGGTCTTCGAGTTCGTCGCAGCCGCTCGGACAAAGTTGCTTCAGCGATGACACCTGCTCCTCCGCCTTGGCCATCTCGCCCGTCTCGACATAGAGTTCGCCGAGATATTCACGCGCCGCCCTGTGATCTGGCTGCAGCTCTAGCGCCTTAGTGTAGTAGGTCAGCGACGTTCTGTAGTCGCCCGTCTTGCGCAGCGTATATCCCATCAGATTATAGACATCCGCCTGCTGGTTGTCTTCGGCAAGGCCGCGAAGCTCTGCCAACGCACCAGCATAGTCCTTGGCATCGATCTTGGCGCGCACCGAGGTCAGGTCGGGAGCGTCGGTCGATTGCATGTTGTCGACGGCAAAGGCGGGAAGCGCCGTCACCGCGGAGAAGCCTGCGGATATAGCGCAAAGCCAGATGTATCCGAGAATTGCATATTTCGTCATGGTGATCTCCTTTCGGCCTTTCAGGCCTGGATTGTCGGCGTGAAGCCATAGGCGCTTCCGTCCTTGACAAAGGTGCCGGAGCCAGGGAATGGGAAATGTGAGCCGCAAATCGCGATATTGTCGGCAATGATGCGGTCGATAAGACGGCGGCGCGTGTCGATGGCCGTCGGCCCATCCTGGTCGTAGCTGCCCTGCCATTCAGGATGGGGTGCGAGCAGCGCCGGCACATACATGATATCGGCCGAGACGAGCAGTTGCTTGCTGCCGGAGGCGACAAGATAGGTCGAATGGCCGGGCGTGTGGCCGGGCGCGGCGACAAGCTGCACGCCGGGTGCGACTTCAGCGCCATCGGCGACGAGCTTCCAGTTCTTCCATTTCGGAAAGACCTCGGCGATGCGCTTGCCTGCCGGCTTGCGGCCTTCGGCAAGCTTTTCGACGCGGCCGGGCGCGGTCCACCAATTGTATTCGTCGGCATTGACGATGAGCTCGGCATTCGGGAAGACGGGATTGTTAGTGCCCTTTTCCAT
This Rhizobium brockwellii DNA region includes the following protein-coding sequences:
- a CDS encoding tetratricopeptide repeat protein, with the translated sequence MTKYAILGYIWLCAISAGFSAVTALPAFAVDNMQSTDAPDLTSVRAKIDAKDYAGALAELRGLAEDNQQADVYNLMGYTLRKTGDYRTSLTYYTKALELQPDHRAAREYLGELYVETGEMAKAEEQVSSLKQLCPSGCDELEDLQKVIAAKGGN
- a CDS encoding DoxX family protein, which translates into the protein MMENASSRPRLADLILLLGRLLLSLIFLHEGWSLAADVTATIDTFAKLGLSAPVALATIALQIGAGLSVATGLLSRLGALALALFCLATALLFHTNFESQNELLHFEKDLAIAGGMFVLAVSGAGSISIDKLLRKQTNRMHPWLRAVLS
- a CDS encoding MBL fold metallo-hydrolase encodes the protein MFTMSRRAVLGSAAAAAAFGLSSKLEFVMPALAATPLEPMVGFYKYKVGDVEVTAIYDGIWRKPHDPAFIKNASIEDTKEALSKAGLTTEFMPIPLTVVVLKLGNRLIMMDAGSGVGQWQENATHLPANMAAAGIDYEKIDTIMISHFHPDHVWGLMEKGTNNPVFPNAELIVNADEYNWWTAPGRVEKLAEGRKPAGKRIAEVFPKWKNWKLVADGAEVAPGVQLVAAPGHTPGHSTYLVASGSKQLLVSADIMYVPALLAPHPEWQGSYDQDGPTAIDTRRRLIDRIIADNIAICGSHFPFPGSGTFVKDGSAYGFTPTIQA
- a CDS encoding response regulator, which translates into the protein MAVPNQVHILIVEDDPAIADMLVDLVRSSGFEASSVESGAAMDRMMARQQFDLVVLDAMLPAEDGFSICRRLRASCSVPILMLTALQEDIDRILGLELGADDYVTKPFNSRELLARIKSILRRASYAHHQEEALGPMMFSGWRIDPKSRQLHDADGAQVSMTTAEFDILLAFCCNPNKVLTREQLLSMTHAGSAGPVERSIDAHISRVRQKIEPNLKDPTFIKTVRLGGYLFASKVERLS